The genomic stretch CAGACAAGCCTGTTTTCCCCCAGACAAGCCTGCTTGGCTCCAGATAACCCTATTTTCTCCCAGACAAGCCTGCTTGGCTCCAAATAACCCTGTTTTCCCCTAGACAAGCCTGTTTTCTCCCAGACAGGCCTGCTTGGCACCAGACAAGCCTTTCAGGGCTTGGTTTGTGTTCACTTTTCATTTCCAAACCTGCCTGTTTTTCAGTAGCGCAGCTGTCGGGAAAACACAGGAATCCAAAAAATCAGCGAAAATCTGCCCTGTCAGCATCATCAGTGTTCTATCTAAAACAACTACACCCAGCCATCTACCCACTTTTCCACTTGATCGCACAAATTAATAGCCGAATAACGCAATCAACACAACAGCTTTATTTTCCCTAATATTTTTCTGTATTGGTTCTTACTTTGAGTTATAATCTGTTTGTATTTTAGTGGCAAAACGAAGAAAATTAGTTTTGATTCGCTATTTTTAATTTTGTAGCGAAAAATGAATTACTATGCGAAACCAAATTTTTGTAGGTTGTTTTTTGGCACCTTTAATTATGGTGGGATGCCAGTCTGCGGAAAAACAAACAAACTCTAAAGGGGATAAGCCCAATATCATTTACATTTATGCGGATGATATGGGTTATGGGGAAGTTGGTGTGAACGGGCAAGAAAAGATTAAAACTCCCAATTTGGACAAGATGGCAGCCGAAGGAATGGTTTTTACACAGCACTATACTTCATCGCCCGTCTGTGCTCCGGCACGTTGTGGGCTGATGACTGGCCTGCATACAGGACATGCTTATATTCGAGGAAATAAGCCTGTATTGCCCGCTAGTTTTACAGATGCAGTCGAAAATGGCCAGCAACCTCTCCCAGATGGCACAGTTACTATCGGTAAAATGCTTCAGAAAGCTGGATATGTGACCGGGGCAATAGGTAAATGGGGACTGGGAATGACAGGTAATTCAGGTGCGCCCAACCGGCAAGGCTTCGACTATTTTTACGGGTATCTTGATCAGCGACAGGCCCATAATTTTTACCCTACCCACCTTTGGGAAAACGACCAATGGGACAGCTTGGCCAATCCCTATATTTTTGTTCACACTCCCTCTTCCCGTGGAAGCGAAGGCAACGCACAGGCAATGGAGCGTTTTGCAAAAAGTGACTTGGATTATGGTGATGAAGGATTTTTTGAAGCATACAAAGGAGAAGAATATGCCGTGGACAAAATGACCGAGAAGGCTACGCAGTTTATTCAGGGCAATAAAGATCGGCCTTTCTTTCTTTACTTACCCTATACCATTCCACATGTTTCCCTTCAGGTGCCAGATGCCGCTTTGGAGCCGTATATGGGCAATTTTGAAGAGGAGCCTTATTTAGGCCAGCAAGGCTATGCTCCCCATGAGTTTCCTAAATCTGCCTATGCAGCGATGATCAGCTACCTTGATCAGGAAGTAGGAAAGATCCTTCAATTGTTAAAAGCCGAAGGGCTTGATGAAAATACTTTGGTGATATTTACCAGTGACAATGGGCCTACCTTTAATGGAGGAGTGGATGCAGCGTATTTTAATAGCACAGCCGGATTACGTGGACTTAAAATGGATGTTTATGAAGGAGGAATTCGTATGCCGATGGTTGCCCGATGGCCAGGTAAAGTACCTGCCAACAGTAAAACCGATCATGTCTCAGCCCAGTACGATGTGATGGCTACTTTTGCTGATCTTGCTGGAATAGAAGCACCAATAGGCACGGATGGAATCAGTTTTCTGCCTGCACTGATGGGGAAGATAATAAAGCAGGAACACCATGAGTTTCTCTACTTTGAATACCCGGAAAAAGGTGGACAATTGGCCATTCGAATGGGCAAATGGAAAGGTGTTAAAACTGGACTAAGGCAGCAGCCTCATGCAGATTGGGAACTGTATGACCTGCAGAAAGATATTAATGAAGTCAATAATGTAGCGAAACAGCATGCCGATATTATTAAACAACTGGAAGTGATTGCCAAAAGGGAGCATGGTGAACCAGTTTTTGAGGAATGGGACTTTATGGATAAAGTACTTTCAGAATAGTAGCTTAATTTGATAGCGTATAATCCAAACGATTACCATTCCAATGAGTAAATAACAAGCTAATCGAAGACCATGAAAAGTCATCCCAAAAGCGTCCTTTTTATTTGTTTGCAAGCGATTGTCCTCTTGTTAGCTTCCTGCACTGAAAAGCATGTAGCCAGAAGACCTAATGTCATCCTGATCAATGTGGATGATTTGGGCTGGAAGGATTTAGGGTTTATGGGCAGCCACTATTATGAGACCCCCCACTTGGATCAATTTAGCAAGGAAGGCCTGGTCTTTACCAATGCCTATGCCGGCGCTTCCAATTGTGCGCCCTCACGGGCTTGCATGATCAGTGGACAGTATGGTCCAAGACATGGAGTTTATACGGTAAGCCCATCCGATAGAGGAGATCCAAGAACCCGTCGTGTCACTGCGGTGAAGAATGAGGATACGCTGGCTGATTCGCTATATACCCTTGGGGAGATGTTTCAAGATAATGGGTATGCCACTGCTACTATTGGAAAGTGGCACTTGAGTGATGATCCTACCAAGATGGGATTTGATCTTAACGTGGCCGGGAACCATCGAGGAAACCCCGGTAAAGACGGCTATTTCAGTCCTTATAAGGTGTCCAATTTAGTCAACGGCCCGGAAGGAGAGTACCTGACAGACAGGCTGACCAATGAAGCTATTGGTTTTGTGAAGCATCATAAAGAAGATCCTTTTTTCTTGTATTTGCCATTTTATACGGTGCATAGTCCACTTATGGGGAAGCATGATTTGATAGATAAATACAAGGCCAAGTCAGGTTCGGATGGACAAGAGCATCCTGTATATGCCGCCATGGTAGAGGCGATGGATCAAAATGTAGGGCGGCTATTGAAGGTGTTGGGGGAATTGGGATTGGAAGAAAATACGATGGTGGTTTTTACCTCTGATAATGGCGGTATCCGTAAGATTTCCCGTCAAGATCCCCTTCGTGCAGGAAAGGGAAGTTACTATGAAGGAGGGATCAGGGTACCGATGGTTATCCGTTTTCCGGGAAAAATTCCTGCTGGTAAGAAAGTGGTTGATCCGGTGTTGCAAATGGATTTATTCCCCACGTTTCAATCGCTTATTCAGGCAGAGAAAAGAAGCTCTCGGGTGGATGGTGTAGATCTAGCACCGTTGTTGTTTGAAGGGAAAGAACTTCCTCAGCGTGAGTTATACTGGCATTTTCCAATCTATTTGGAGGCTTATTCGCCAAAAGATGACCAGGCACAGGACCCATTGTTCAGAACCCGGCCGGGGTCAGTGATCAGATATGGTAAATGGAAGTTGCATGAGTATTTTGAAGATGGTAGTTTAGCACTGTACAACTTAGAAGAAGATCTTGGTGAGAAGCACAATGTAATCGAAAAATACCCAGAAGTAGTTATTGATTTATGTGAGAGGCTTAAGGCATGGCGGGGCTCTACACATGCCCCGGTTCCCATTAAGCAAAATCCTGCTTTTGACCAAGCCTTCGAGACAATGAAAATTAAACAAGTGATGCAAAAATGAAGAAATTCTTAACGGTTGTTTTCAGCTTTATCATCATGCATGCTTCTGTAAAAGCCCAGGAGCTAGCTTGGTATGATCCCTTATCGGAGGATTTTGGGGTGGTGGAAGGTCAGGGCTGGCAAAATATAGCCTTCAATCGGCTCCCTGACACCGCGAAAGAAGTGGTCAGAGAGCCTGTTTGGGGACTTTCTCGCAACGCTGCCGGGTTACTGCTAAGGTTTACCACTGGAGCGAATGAGATCAAGGTAGAATTTACACCAGGTCCAAGATTATCCATGCCTCATATGCCTTCTACAGGCGTCTCTGGTCTGGATCTTTACGCCAGGGACGGTGCAGGAGCGTGGATGTGGGTCAGGGGCAAGTATCATTTTGGCAAGGATAAAGTCAGCTATTCATTCATCACACCAGATAATCCCGCGGGAGGCAAGGAATACCTGCTTTATCTTCCGCTATATAACAGTTTGAGTGATCTTAAAATTGGGGTAGAGGAGAGCAAGGATTTTGGTTTTATGCCGAAAAGAGAAGCTCCGCCAATCGTAGTTTATGGTACCTCTATTGCCCAAGGAGCTTGTGCCAGTCGACCCGGAATGGCTTGGACCAATATCGTTGGAAGAGCCCTTGAGGTACCCATGGTCAATTTGGCTTTTTCTGGAAATGGACGGTTGGAACCAGAAGTATTGGATTATGTAAAGGCCATCGATGCAAGTGTGTTTGTGTTGGATTGTCTGCCAAACCTTGGCCCTTGGGGAGGATATACGGAAAAGGTGGTAAAAGACAAAATCCTCCAGTCTGTCAAGATGCTAAAGACAGCCCATCCAGCTACTCCTGTCCTCTTGGTAGAGCATGCAGGATATTCGGATGGATGGATTGATGCAGATAGGAAAAGCGCCTATACAAATCTGAACAAATGGACAGAAAGTTGTTTTCAGGAACTGAAGGAGGCTGGGGTGCAAGGATTGTTTCTGCTTTCCCATGGGGAGATTGGCATGGGAAACGATGATTTTGTGGACGGTACCCATCCTACGGATTTGGGTATGCAGCGGTATGCGGATGCGTATATCAAGAAACTCAGTGAAATATTAAAAGAGCAATAAATAGATCGCTTTACCAGTGAAACTGTTTCTCCCCAATGGGGTCACATGGCCCCGCCCAAAGCCAGGTATAAGTTTACCCGTTGTATGATTTTTTCAGTTTGTACCCGAAGGAGACTGATTCTCGAGGAGAAAAGATCCATTTGCTGAATGGTAACATCTCGCAAATCAGATTTGCCTACTTTATAGGCGATTTGCTCCAGCTCAAAGGCCTTTCGATTATGTTTGACTTCTTGGGAAAGGATTTTTTCTCGTCCATCGATATTTTGGACCGTTTCCAGAGCAGTTTCTACATCATTGATTGCAGCAAGGACTGCTTGGGCGTAAATGGTGGTGGCCTGTTCTTGCTCTAAGGTTTTGATTTCTATATTCTCCTTGAGCATTCCACCTTGGTAAATAGGAGCCACCAAGGATCCTCCAA from Echinicola soli encodes the following:
- a CDS encoding arylsulfatase, with protein sequence MRNQIFVGCFLAPLIMVGCQSAEKQTNSKGDKPNIIYIYADDMGYGEVGVNGQEKIKTPNLDKMAAEGMVFTQHYTSSPVCAPARCGLMTGLHTGHAYIRGNKPVLPASFTDAVENGQQPLPDGTVTIGKMLQKAGYVTGAIGKWGLGMTGNSGAPNRQGFDYFYGYLDQRQAHNFYPTHLWENDQWDSLANPYIFVHTPSSRGSEGNAQAMERFAKSDLDYGDEGFFEAYKGEEYAVDKMTEKATQFIQGNKDRPFFLYLPYTIPHVSLQVPDAALEPYMGNFEEEPYLGQQGYAPHEFPKSAYAAMISYLDQEVGKILQLLKAEGLDENTLVIFTSDNGPTFNGGVDAAYFNSTAGLRGLKMDVYEGGIRMPMVARWPGKVPANSKTDHVSAQYDVMATFADLAGIEAPIGTDGISFLPALMGKIIKQEHHEFLYFEYPEKGGQLAIRMGKWKGVKTGLRQQPHADWELYDLQKDINEVNNVAKQHADIIKQLEVIAKREHGEPVFEEWDFMDKVLSE
- a CDS encoding SGNH/GDSL hydrolase family protein, encoding MKKFLTVVFSFIIMHASVKAQELAWYDPLSEDFGVVEGQGWQNIAFNRLPDTAKEVVREPVWGLSRNAAGLLLRFTTGANEIKVEFTPGPRLSMPHMPSTGVSGLDLYARDGAGAWMWVRGKYHFGKDKVSYSFITPDNPAGGKEYLLYLPLYNSLSDLKIGVEESKDFGFMPKREAPPIVVYGTSIAQGACASRPGMAWTNIVGRALEVPMVNLAFSGNGRLEPEVLDYVKAIDASVFVLDCLPNLGPWGGYTEKVVKDKILQSVKMLKTAHPATPVLLVEHAGYSDGWIDADRKSAYTNLNKWTESCFQELKEAGVQGLFLLSHGEIGMGNDDFVDGTHPTDLGMQRYADAYIKKLSEILKEQ
- a CDS encoding sulfatase, with translation MKSHPKSVLFICLQAIVLLLASCTEKHVARRPNVILINVDDLGWKDLGFMGSHYYETPHLDQFSKEGLVFTNAYAGASNCAPSRACMISGQYGPRHGVYTVSPSDRGDPRTRRVTAVKNEDTLADSLYTLGEMFQDNGYATATIGKWHLSDDPTKMGFDLNVAGNHRGNPGKDGYFSPYKVSNLVNGPEGEYLTDRLTNEAIGFVKHHKEDPFFLYLPFYTVHSPLMGKHDLIDKYKAKSGSDGQEHPVYAAMVEAMDQNVGRLLKVLGELGLEENTMVVFTSDNGGIRKISRQDPLRAGKGSYYEGGIRVPMVIRFPGKIPAGKKVVDPVLQMDLFPTFQSLIQAEKRSSRVDGVDLAPLLFEGKELPQRELYWHFPIYLEAYSPKDDQAQDPLFRTRPGSVIRYGKWKLHEYFEDGSLALYNLEEDLGEKHNVIEKYPEVVIDLCERLKAWRGSTHAPVPIKQNPAFDQAFETMKIKQVMQK